A window from Fervidicoccaceae archaeon encodes these proteins:
- the rpl7ae gene encoding 50S ribosomal protein L7Ae, with translation MSKPFYVRFQVPPELAEQAYKLVEKARSSGGKVKKGTNETTKAVERGVAKLVVIAEDVDPPEVVAHLPLLCEEKKIPYVYVPSKKRLGEAAGIEVQSAAVAVLEPGEAKQELNDLISKVSELKSKSS, from the coding sequence ATGTCAAAACCTTTCTATGTGAGATTCCAAGTTCCACCGGAGCTTGCAGAACAGGCATACAAGTTAGTCGAAAAAGCAAGGTCCTCGGGAGGGAAGGTGAAGAAGGGGACAAACGAGACAACAAAGGCTGTTGAAAGGGGAGTTGCCAAGCTCGTAGTTATTGCAGAGGACGTCGATCCTCCTGAAGTAGTTGCCCATCTTCCCCTGCTTTGCGAGGAGAAGAAGATACCATACGTTTACGTTCCTAGCAAGAAGAGGCTGGGAGAAGCCGCTGGTATCGAAGTTCAATCTGCTGCTGTCGCTGTTCTTGAGCCAGGAGAAGCCAAGCAGGAGCTCAATGATCTAATATCTAAGGTAAGCGAGCTCAA